In Ipomoea triloba cultivar NCNSP0323 chromosome 7, ASM357664v1, a single genomic region encodes these proteins:
- the LOC116025093 gene encoding kirola-like: MGLKGKLLGQIEISFHGDLFHEILRARPHHLPSMSSIVHAVDGQWGTQGCTTIFKFTQDGKTEIAEHVMDTIDDEKKLLKYRAIKGDVLKSYKSFIITCEVDTNGDDNLVTWTLLYKKLKEETPEPFTYLNFFFKLTKEMDNHHAKPSPAH; encoded by the exons ATGGGGCTAAAAGGGAAGCTACTTGGGCAGATAGAGATTAGTTTTCATGGAGATTTATTTCATGAAATCCTTAGAGCGAGACCCCATCATCTGCCCTCCATGAGCTCAATTGTTCATGCAGTTGATGGCCAATGGGGAACTCAAGGTTGTACCACCATCTTTAAGTTTACCCAAG ATGGAAAAACTGAAATTGCGGAGCATGTTATGGACACCATAGATGATGAGAagaaattattgaaatataGGGCAATAAAAGGTGACGTTTTGAAATCCTATAAGAGTTTCATCATAACATGTGAAGTTGATACTAATGGTGATGACAATTTGGTGACTTGGACTCTTTTGTATAAAAAGCTGAAAGAGGAGACTCCTGAGCCGTTTACCTATCTAAACTTCTTTTTTAAACTAACCAAAGAAATGGACAATCACCATGCCAAGCCGAGCCCGGCCCATTAA
- the LOC116025094 gene encoding kirola-like, protein MGLKGKLVGQVEISFHGDLYHEIFREKPHHLPSMTSVIHAVDGQWGTQGSTTIFKYTQDGKTEIVEHVMDTIDEEKKILTYRAIKGDVLKSYKSFILTCQVETNGDDNFVTWTIVYEKLKEEIPEPLTYLEFFLKFTKEIDDHHAKPKP, encoded by the exons ATGGGGCTAAAAGGGAAGCTAGTTGGGCAGGTGGAGATCAGTTTCCATGGAGATTTATATCATGAAATCTTTAGGGAGAAACCCCATCATCTGCCCTCCATGACCTCAGTCATTCATGCAGTTGATGGCCAGTGGGGAACTCAGGGCTCTACCACCATCTTTAAATATACACAAG ATGGAAAAACTGAAATTGTGGAGCATGTTATGGACACCATAGATgaggagaagaaaatattgacATATAGGGCAATAAAAGGCGACGTTTTGAAATCCTATAAGAGTTTCATCTTAACATGTCAAGTTGAAACTAATGGTGATGACAACTTTGTGACTTGGACTATTGTGTATGAAAAACTGAAGGAGGAAATTCCTGAGCCGCTCACTTATCTggaattttttctaaaatttaccAAAGAAATAGATGATCACCATGCCAAGCCGAAGCCatga
- the LOC116025099 gene encoding kirola-like, producing MGLKGKVLVQVEISFHGDIYHQLFSERPHHIPSMCKGIHGVEGQWGTVGSIITWKFSHDGKTKTAEEVIEAIDEKEKLVKFKVIGGEILEDYKSFIITCEVHTDGDNHLVTWTIEYEKVKEEIPEPLSYLEFLLDITKDMEDHHANLKP from the exons ATGGGTCTAAAAGGAAAGGTTCTTGTCCAGGTAGAGATCAGCTTCCATGGAGACATTTATCATCAACTCTTTAGTGAGAGACCACATCACATCCCCTCCATGTGCAAAGGTATTCATGGTGTTGAAGGCCAATGGGGAACTGTGGGCTCTATCATCACCTGGAAATTTAGTCATG ATGGGAAAACCAAGACTGCAGAGGAAGTCATTGAGGCCATAGATGAGAAGGAGaaattggtgaaattcaaaGTGATTGGAGGTGAGATCTTGGAAGATTATAAGAGTTTCATCATAACATGTGAAGTTCATACTGATGGTGATAACCATTTGGTGACATGGACTATTGAGTATGAAAAGGTGAAAGAGGAAATTCCTGAGCCATTATCTTATCTGGAATTTCTTCTTGATATTACCAAAGATATGGAGGATCACCATGCCAACTTGAAGCcataa